Proteins encoded together in one Pseudorca crassidens isolate mPseCra1 chromosome 17, mPseCra1.hap1, whole genome shotgun sequence window:
- the LOC137210079 gene encoding LOW QUALITY PROTEIN: metabotropic glutamate receptor 7-like (The sequence of the model RefSeq protein was modified relative to this genomic sequence to represent the inferred CDS: deleted 1 base in 1 codon) — MQNPGEGGRWEGWGEPESERGWEGVGGGGDGAERAFKAIAILALSPVLGCWRARAASHRARARARRAGRGTQERTAPQAGRRRGTPHPRRLPFPGRPYPPRPQETLGFPGGAHPKGPGLRRARHRPLECRRHHRSRGSSMVQLGKLLRALTLMKFPCCVLEVLLRALAAAARGQEMYAPHSIRIEGDVTLGGLFPVHAKGPSGVPCGDIKRENGIHRLEAMLYALDQINSDPNLLPNVTLGARILDTCSRDTYALEQSLTFVQALIQKDTSEVRCTNGEPPVFVKPEKVVGVIGISESSVSILVANILRLFQVGGRSLRGRARRSSPRSLS, encoded by the exons ATGCAAAACCCTGGGGAGGGTGGGcgctgggaagggtggggagagcctgagagcgagcgagggtgggagggagtgggcgGAGGAGGAGACGGAGCCGAACGCGCATTTAAAGCGATAGCCATCCTCGCTCTCTCCCCAGTGCTGGGCTGTTGGAGAGCTCGAGCTGCAAGCCACCGAGCGCGAGCTCGAGCGCGGCGCGCTGGCCGGGGAACCCAAGAGCGCACGGCGCCCCAAGCTGGCAGGCGCCGCGGGACCCCCCACCCTCGCCGGCTGCCCTTCCCTGGGCGCCCCTACCCTCCTCGCCCGCAGGAGACCCTGGGCTTCCCCGGAGGAGCTCACCCCAAGGGGCCAGGACTCCGGCGAGCCCGCCACCGTCCCCTCGagtgccgccgccaccaccgcagCCGCGGGAGCAGCATGGTCCAGCTGGGGAAGCTGCTCCGCGCCCTGACTTTGATGAAGTTTCCCTGCTGCGTGCTGGAGGTGCTTCTGCGcgcgctggcggcggcggcgcgcggccaGGAGATGTACGCCCCGCACTCCATTCGGATCGAGGGGGACGTCACCCTCGGGGGGCTGTTCCCGGTGCACGCGAAGGGTCCCAGCGGAGTGCCCTGCGGCGACATCAAGAGGGAGAACGGGATCCACAGGCTGGAAGCGATGCTCTACGCCCTGGACCAGATCAACAGCGATCCCAACCTGCTGCCCAACGTGACGCTGGGAGCGCGGATCCTGGACACTTGTTCCAGGGACACTTATGCGCTCGAACAGTCGCTCACTTTCGTCCAGGCGCTCATCCAGAAGGACACCTCCGAAGTGCGCTGCACCAACGGCGAGCCTCCGGTTTTCGTCAAGCCCGAGAAAGTAGTTGGAGTGATT GGGATTTCGGAGAGTTCGGTCTCCATCCTGGTAGCCAACATCCTGAGGCTTTTCCAGGTAGGGGGGCGCTCCCTCCGGGGCAGAGCGCGCCGTAGCTCCCCGCGCTCTTTATCCTGA